One window from the genome of Streptosporangiales bacterium encodes:
- a CDS encoding methyltransferase domain-containing protein: MATDPPPAADRSRRQAAQAAAFDEIGARYDEAFPHKEGQVDATDWLIAHLPPGATVLDVGCGTGVPTARRLLDAGHVVTGVDISPGMLALARENVPEADLRQLDILDLDESLGTFDAAVAFFSLLMLPRGEIPTALRRVHDLLAPGGLLVLAMVEADLDDVTIPFLGSDVRVSGYARDDLRDVLEDNGFDVDDLRDLTYAPATDGAPPEVELFATCRRR, translated from the coding sequence ATGGCTACGGATCCCCCACCTGCGGCCGACCGGTCGAGGCGCCAGGCCGCGCAGGCCGCCGCGTTCGACGAGATCGGCGCCCGCTACGACGAGGCCTTCCCCCACAAGGAGGGCCAGGTCGACGCGACCGACTGGCTCATCGCCCACCTGCCGCCCGGCGCGACCGTCCTCGACGTCGGCTGCGGCACCGGCGTCCCGACCGCCCGCCGGCTCCTCGACGCGGGCCACGTGGTGACCGGCGTCGACATCTCCCCCGGCATGCTCGCGCTCGCCCGCGAGAACGTCCCCGAGGCCGACCTCCGGCAGCTCGACATCCTCGACCTCGACGAGTCCCTCGGCACCTTCGACGCGGCGGTCGCGTTCTTCTCGCTCCTGATGCTCCCCCGCGGCGAGATCCCGACCGCCCTGCGGCGCGTACACGACCTCCTCGCCCCCGGCGGGCTGCTCGTCCTGGCGATGGTCGAGGCCGACCTCGACGACGTCACGATCCCGTTCCTCGGCAGCGACGTCCGGGTCAGCGGTTACGCCCGCGACGACCTGCGCGACGTACTGGAGGACAACGGCTTCGACGTCGACGACCTCCGCGACCTCACCTACGCCCCCGCGACCGACGGCGCGCCGCCGGAGGTGGAGCTCTTCGCCACCTGCCGCCGCCGCTAG
- a CDS encoding alcohol dehydrogenase catalytic domain-containing protein, with amino-acid sequence MKACVLTDLHRLEIQDRPDPRAGAHHVVVRVEAASLCGTDVHQYEGTLPTELPRVLGHDFGGTVVEVGPDVTGVATGTRVVVKPSFPCGTCELCARGGHEHCENKKLIGLWSDGCMAEYMAVPVANLVPIPDGVTTESTANLEPFAVALNTMRRLQPEIGEWAVVLGCGPIGLAQIAMARIAGARVIAVDLRAEALDLARTFGAEQLVDASVGDVHEAVLGLTGDGADIVIEAAGTKPTVGAMVGLARKHGRLANVGIQTTMGSIDLIPYMMKCLTMHGIGGNGGKGQYETCLRLTAEGVIRPDTLITHRAPLADARELFELASEKREGVIKAVLVP; translated from the coding sequence GTGAAGGCGTGCGTGCTGACCGACCTGCACCGGCTGGAGATCCAGGACCGGCCGGACCCGCGGGCGGGCGCGCACCACGTGGTCGTCCGGGTCGAGGCCGCCAGCCTGTGCGGCACCGACGTCCACCAGTACGAGGGCACGCTGCCGACCGAGCTGCCGCGGGTGCTGGGGCACGACTTCGGCGGCACCGTGGTCGAGGTCGGGCCGGACGTCACCGGTGTCGCGACCGGCACCCGGGTCGTCGTGAAGCCGTCGTTCCCGTGCGGCACGTGCGAGCTGTGCGCGCGGGGCGGGCACGAGCACTGCGAGAACAAGAAGCTCATCGGGCTGTGGTCCGACGGCTGCATGGCCGAGTACATGGCCGTGCCGGTGGCGAACCTCGTGCCGATCCCCGACGGCGTCACGACGGAGAGCACGGCCAACCTCGAACCGTTCGCCGTCGCGCTCAACACCATGCGACGCCTCCAGCCGGAGATCGGCGAGTGGGCGGTCGTCCTCGGCTGCGGTCCGATCGGCCTCGCGCAGATCGCCATGGCGCGGATCGCCGGCGCGCGCGTGATCGCGGTCGACCTCCGCGCCGAGGCGCTGGATCTGGCCAGGACGTTCGGCGCGGAGCAGCTCGTCGACGCGTCCGTGGGCGACGTGCACGAGGCCGTCCTCGGGCTGACGGGCGACGGCGCGGACATCGTCATCGAGGCCGCGGGGACGAAGCCCACCGTGGGCGCGATGGTCGGCCTGGCCCGCAAGCACGGTCGGCTCGCGAACGTCGGCATCCAGACGACGATGGGCAGCATCGACCTCATCCCGTACATGATGAAATGCCTGACCATGCACGGCATCGGCGGCAACGGCGGCAAGGGCCAGTACGAGACCTGCCTGCGGCTCACCGCCGAGGGTGTCATCAGGCCGGACACGCTCATCACCCATCGCGCGCCGCTGGCCGACGCTCGCGAGCTCTTCGAGCTGGCGAGCGAGAAGCGTGAGGGTGTCATCAAGGCGGTTCTCGTCCCGTAG